The following are encoded together in the Camelus ferus isolate YT-003-E chromosome 30, BCGSAC_Cfer_1.0, whole genome shotgun sequence genome:
- the BCL2 gene encoding apoptosis regulator Bcl-2 isoform X3, which produces MAHPGRTGYDNREIVMKYIHYKLSQRGYEWDAGDAGTVFPGAAPAPGIFSSQPGRTPAPTRTSPPPPPTAPAAAAAAAAAGPALSPVPPVVHLTLRQAGDDFSRRYRRDFAEMSSQLHLTPFTARGRFATVVEELFRDGVNWGRIVAFFEFGGVMCVESVNREMSPLVDNIALWMTEYLNRHLHTWIQDNGGWMT; this is translated from the coding sequence ATGGCGCACCCTGGGAGAACAGGGTACGATAACCGGGAGATAGTGATGAAATACATCCACTATAAGCTGTCGCAGAGGGGCTACGAGTGGGATGCCGGAGACGCAGGTACCGTGTTCCCGGGGGCCGCCCCCGCGCCGGGCATCTTCTCCTCCCAACCCGGGCGCACCCCCGCGCCCACCAGGacctcgccgccgccgcccccgaccgcccctgccgccgccgccgccgccgccgccgcagggCCTGCGCTCAGCCCTGTGCCACCTGTGGTCCACCTGACCCTGCGCCAGGCCGGCGATGACTTCTCCCGTCGCTACCGCCGCGACTTTGCCGAGATGTCCAGCCAGCTCCACCTGACGCCCTTCACCGCGAGGGGACGCTTTGCCACGGTGGTGGAGGAGCTCTTCAGGGATGGGGTGAActgggggaggattgtggcctTCTTTGAGTTCGGTGGGGTCATGTGTGTGGAGAGCGTCAACCGGGAGATGTCGCCCCTGGTGGACAACATCGCCCTGTGGATGACTGAGTACCTGAATCGGCACCTGCACACCTGGATCCAGGATAACGGAGGCTGG